One Massilia sp. 9096 genomic window carries:
- a CDS encoding methyl-accepting chemotaxis protein, which translates to MIRTALTSVRGQLRLAFAIVIALSFLSAGLAIWRLRALANDTHELTTQPLVKERLISSWLVNISVGVKRTAAIARSSDPTLTDYFADDSKQGTAGSAELQQKIGTLLSTDQEKALYADIGAARKQYTGDRNRVMQLKADGKGAESLALFDSDFTPHSKAYVAKVQQLLTMQQHAIDARAQEMLDGADRSQNVLVALSLATLAFSIAAGVLFARALFRRLGGEPLDAAVAVAEIAAGNLQAPIALRNGDQDSLMANMLRMRDSLAQMVGQVRESTLVIGHSADDIAVEARDLSGRTERQAASLEETAASMEELTQTVGQNADNAHAANKLAEDAARVARQGGAMVEELVATMGSIDESSKRITDIIGVIDGIAFQTNILALNAAVEAARAGEQGRGFAVVASEVRNLAQRSAAAAKEIKGLIEDSTRRVEQGAVLAQRTGSTVGGIVSGIERVTTIMGDIVASSREQASGIGQVTASVAQMDQATQQNAGLVGHAAAAAAELQQEAARLRELMAVFQIADAAHVPAQAHAPARPRAPAHAGRQGVALLGAA; encoded by the coding sequence GTGATTCGAACCGCCCTCACCAGTGTGCGCGGCCAGCTGCGCCTGGCCTTTGCGATTGTCATCGCCCTGTCCTTTCTCTCGGCCGGCCTGGCCATCTGGCGCTTGCGCGCACTGGCCAACGACACGCATGAGCTGACCACCCAGCCGCTGGTCAAGGAGAGGCTGATTTCAAGCTGGCTGGTCAACATCTCGGTAGGCGTCAAGCGCACTGCCGCCATCGCGCGTTCTTCCGACCCGACGCTGACCGATTATTTTGCCGACGACAGCAAGCAGGGCACCGCCGGCAGCGCCGAGCTGCAGCAGAAGATCGGCACCCTGCTCTCGACCGACCAGGAAAAGGCGCTGTACGCCGACATCGGCGCAGCGCGCAAGCAGTACACCGGCGACCGCAACCGCGTCATGCAGCTCAAGGCCGACGGCAAGGGCGCAGAATCGCTGGCGTTGTTCGACAGCGATTTCACGCCGCACAGCAAGGCGTACGTGGCCAAGGTTCAGCAACTTCTGACCATGCAGCAGCACGCGATCGACGCACGTGCGCAGGAGATGCTGGACGGCGCCGATCGCAGCCAGAACGTGCTGGTCGCGCTGAGCCTGGCGACGCTGGCCTTCAGCATCGCCGCCGGCGTGCTGTTCGCGCGTGCGCTGTTCCGCCGCCTGGGCGGCGAGCCGCTCGATGCCGCCGTCGCGGTGGCCGAGATCGCGGCCGGCAACCTGCAGGCGCCGATCGCGCTGCGCAACGGCGACCAGGACAGCCTGATGGCCAACATGCTGCGCATGCGCGACAGCCTGGCGCAGATGGTCGGCCAGGTACGCGAGAGCACGCTGGTGATCGGCCACTCGGCCGACGACATCGCCGTCGAGGCGCGCGACCTGTCCGGCCGCACCGAGCGCCAGGCCGCATCATTGGAAGAAACCGCGGCCTCGATGGAAGAACTGACCCAGACCGTCGGCCAGAACGCCGACAACGCCCACGCCGCCAACAAGCTGGCCGAGGACGCCGCACGCGTGGCGCGCCAGGGCGGCGCGATGGTCGAGGAGCTGGTCGCGACCATGGGGTCGATCGACGAGTCGTCCAAGCGCATCACCGACATCATCGGCGTCATCGACGGCATCGCCTTCCAGACCAATATCCTGGCGCTGAACGCGGCGGTGGAAGCGGCGCGCGCCGGCGAACAGGGGCGCGGTTTCGCGGTGGTGGCGAGCGAGGTGCGCAACCTGGCCCAGCGCTCGGCCGCGGCGGCCAAGGAAATCAAGGGCCTGATCGAGGACTCGACCCGGCGCGTCGAACAGGGCGCGGTCCTGGCCCAGCGCACCGGATCGACCGTCGGCGGCATCGTCAGCGGCATCGAGCGCGTGACGACCATCATGGGCGACATCGTCGCCTCCAGCCGCGAACAGGCCAGCGGCATCGGCCAGGTCACCGCCAGCGTCGCGCAGATGGACCAGGCGACCCAGCAGAACGCCGGCCTGGTCGGGCACGCGGCCGCCGCCGCCGCCGAACTGCAGCAAGAGGCCGCGCGCCTGCGCGAGTTGATGGCGGTGTTCCAGATCGCCGATGCCGCCCACGTGCCCGCACAGGCACACGCGCCGGCGCGGCCACGCGCGCCCGCGCACGCGGGACGGCAAGGCGTGGCGCTGCTCGGCGCGGCCTGA
- a CDS encoding host attachment protein produces MQTTWIISANAGRARFFSESDPSEPLEEIQDMVNDAARMRDSDLETDRLGPTSAGSSSHNIGGTQGVGHAHNGQVGAPNKQYQPAQTPEQHETEKFARDIAKYLLEAHRDGRYQQLVISASPHFLGELRALLDAQIKPLIKLEVNKDYTHSSAQELREQLRAQLHKQS; encoded by the coding sequence ATGCAAACAACCTGGATCATCTCGGCCAATGCGGGCCGCGCGCGCTTCTTCTCGGAGTCGGATCCGTCCGAACCGCTGGAAGAAATCCAAGACATGGTCAACGACGCCGCGCGCATGCGCGACAGCGACCTCGAAACCGACCGGCTCGGTCCGACATCGGCCGGCAGCAGCAGCCACAACATCGGCGGCACCCAGGGCGTGGGTCATGCCCACAACGGCCAGGTCGGCGCGCCCAACAAGCAGTACCAGCCGGCGCAGACGCCCGAACAGCACGAAACCGAAAAGTTCGCGCGCGACATCGCGAAATACCTGCTCGAGGCGCACCGCGACGGCCGCTACCAGCAGCTGGTCATCTCCGCCTCGCCGCACTTCCTGGGCGAACTGCGCGCGCTGCTCGATGCGCAGATCAAACCGCTGATCAAGCTCGAGGTCAACAAGGACTATACGCACTCGAGCGCGCAGGAATTGCGCGAGCAGCTGCGCGCCCAGCTGCACAAGCAGAGCTGA
- a CDS encoding MerR family transcriptional regulator, which yields MIKQNVVQKIPEDDGFDQPSYRSGAAARLAGLSAETLRVWERRYDLSDTKRSAHGQRLYSAQQVQRLSLLKQLVDQGHPIGQLARLSIERLRELAGSVDSGQDGEGAPARPIGVVVIGVSLARRIAASGPEVCPLEVQASCARLEQAGELPALAGTEILLVELSELDESAVPRIVGARAAVHAAAVVVLYRFAPSATIRALRAQGWLVARVPAEMGELAPLCRSALAGQRLPTSRPAANSVAKPAPRRFDEEALANISAAGSSLTCECPRHLSELLLMVGSFETYSAQCASRNPEDARLHHALELAAGRARVILESAMEQLARTDNLPLPPNLSRSLA from the coding sequence ATGATCAAACAGAACGTTGTGCAAAAAATCCCCGAAGACGATGGCTTCGACCAGCCCAGTTACCGAAGCGGGGCGGCGGCGCGCCTGGCCGGGCTGTCGGCGGAAACCCTGCGCGTGTGGGAACGGCGCTACGATCTGTCGGATACCAAGCGTTCGGCCCACGGCCAGCGCCTGTATTCCGCGCAGCAGGTGCAGCGCCTGAGCCTGCTCAAGCAACTGGTCGACCAGGGTCACCCGATCGGCCAGCTGGCGCGCCTGTCGATCGAACGCCTGCGCGAGCTGGCCGGCAGCGTCGACAGCGGCCAGGACGGGGAGGGCGCGCCGGCGCGGCCGATCGGCGTGGTGGTGATCGGCGTCAGCCTGGCGCGGCGCATCGCCGCCAGCGGCCCCGAGGTCTGCCCGCTCGAGGTCCAGGCCAGCTGTGCGCGCCTGGAGCAGGCCGGCGAGCTGCCGGCGCTGGCGGGGACCGAAATCTTGCTGGTCGAACTGTCGGAACTGGATGAAAGCGCGGTGCCGCGCATCGTGGGCGCGCGCGCGGCGGTGCATGCGGCGGCGGTGGTGGTGCTGTACCGTTTCGCGCCGAGCGCCACCATCCGCGCGCTGCGCGCCCAGGGCTGGCTGGTCGCGCGCGTGCCGGCCGAGATGGGCGAGCTGGCGCCGCTGTGCCGCTCGGCGCTGGCCGGGCAGCGCCTGCCGACGTCGCGTCCGGCCGCCAATTCGGTCGCCAAGCCGGCGCCGCGCCGCTTCGACGAGGAAGCGCTGGCCAACATCAGCGCGGCCGGCAGCAGCCTTACCTGCGAATGCCCGCGCCATCTGTCGGAGCTGCTGCTGATGGTCGGCAGTTTTGAAACCTACAGCGCCCAGTGCGCCTCGCGCAATCCGGAAGACGCGCGCCTGCACCATGCGCTGGAGCTGGCCGCCGGGCGCGCGCGCGTGATCCTGGAATCGGCCATGGAGCAGCTGGCGCGCACCGACAACCTGCCGCTGCCGCCGAATCTTTCCCGATCGCTCGCGTAA
- a CDS encoding family 2A encapsulin nanocompartment cargo protein cysteine desulfurase: MRGDPVSAPSFPDPQPTAPPVSPLDPAWLAQMANAMFGALPAAPGPAYDPRDALAAPAVAVTYPTVRPAMPEPPAASSTPQFYFVDAAVPPPGDRTGAHPAFDVHAVRRDFPTLQERINGHPVAWLDNAATTHKPQAVIDRLAQFYAHENSNIHRAAHALAGRATDAYEGARETVRRFINAPAVEEVVFVRGATEAINLVAKSWGVRHVGKDDEIVVSHLEHHANIVPWQQLAAATGARLRVIPVDDSGQLRLDEFARLLNRRTKLVAVTQVSNALGTVAPVAQIAAMARRAGARVLVDAAQSVSHMRVDVQALDADFLVFSGHKVFAPTGIGVLWGKREVLEDMPPWQGGGNMIADVTFEHTEFQGIPNRFEAGTGNIADAAGLGAALDYVNRIGIENIALHEHALLDYGMRELGAIRGVRLIGTAQDKASVMSFVLAGYETFEVGAALDRQGIAVRTGHHCAQPILHRFGLEATVRPSLAFYNTRDEIDRLVRVVRDLAARRRSA, from the coding sequence ATGAGAGGCGACCCCGTGAGCGCCCCGTCCTTTCCGGATCCACAGCCGACCGCGCCGCCCGTCTCTCCGCTCGACCCGGCCTGGCTGGCGCAGATGGCCAACGCGATGTTCGGCGCCCTGCCCGCCGCGCCCGGCCCGGCCTACGATCCCCGCGACGCCCTGGCCGCGCCCGCGGTGGCGGTCACCTACCCCACGGTGAGGCCAGCCATGCCGGAGCCGCCGGCCGCATCGAGCACGCCGCAGTTCTATTTCGTCGATGCCGCCGTGCCGCCGCCGGGCGATCGTACCGGCGCCCACCCCGCCTTCGACGTGCACGCCGTGCGGCGCGATTTCCCCACGCTGCAGGAGCGCATCAACGGCCACCCGGTGGCCTGGCTCGACAACGCCGCCACCACCCACAAGCCACAGGCCGTGATCGACCGCCTGGCGCAGTTCTATGCGCACGAGAACTCCAACATCCACCGCGCCGCGCACGCGCTGGCCGGCCGCGCCACCGACGCCTACGAAGGCGCACGCGAGACGGTACGCCGCTTCATCAACGCGCCCGCGGTCGAGGAAGTCGTGTTCGTGCGCGGCGCCACCGAAGCGATCAACCTGGTCGCCAAGAGCTGGGGCGTGCGGCACGTCGGCAAGGACGACGAGATCGTCGTCTCGCATCTCGAGCACCACGCCAACATCGTGCCCTGGCAGCAGCTGGCCGCCGCCACCGGCGCGCGCCTGCGCGTGATCCCGGTCGACGACAGCGGCCAGCTGCGCCTCGACGAATTCGCCAGGCTGCTGAACCGACGCACGAAACTGGTGGCCGTGACCCAGGTCTCGAACGCGCTCGGCACCGTCGCGCCGGTCGCGCAGATCGCGGCGATGGCCCGGCGCGCAGGTGCGCGCGTGCTGGTCGACGCAGCGCAGTCGGTGTCGCACATGCGCGTCGACGTACAGGCGCTGGACGCCGACTTCCTGGTCTTCTCGGGCCATAAGGTGTTCGCGCCGACCGGCATCGGCGTCCTGTGGGGCAAGCGCGAGGTGCTGGAAGACATGCCGCCGTGGCAGGGCGGCGGCAACATGATCGCCGACGTCACCTTCGAGCACACCGAATTCCAGGGCATCCCGAACAGGTTCGAGGCCGGCACCGGCAACATCGCCGACGCGGCCGGCCTTGGCGCCGCGCTCGACTACGTCAACCGCATCGGCATCGAGAACATCGCCCTCCACGAGCACGCGCTGCTCGACTACGGCATGCGCGAACTCGGCGCGATCCGCGGCGTGCGCCTGATCGGCACGGCGCAGGACAAGGCCAGCGTGATGTCCTTCGTGCTGGCCGGGTACGAGACCTTCGAAGTGGGCGCGGCGCTCGACCGGCAAGGCATCGCGGTGCGCACCGGCCACCATTGCGCCCAGCCGATCCTGCACCGCTTCGGGCTCGAGGCGACGGTACGGCCCTCGCTGGCGTTCTACAACACCCGCGACGAAATCGACCGCCTGGTGCGCGTCGTGCGCGACCTGGCGGCACGCCGGCGCAGTGCCTGA
- a CDS encoding PHB depolymerase family esterase gives MKVYEQFAGKLLQAVKSSQGKDPTAATDIIQQALRSAGLLQPSTSATPRAQQTPDGAARFVDLNAAPAWSRHGAAPNAGSQAESQAEAEQADTGQAGAYAAAPSMPAFDPQALRDWAARFMPGAPAQASQARAGASALPGELVRASFSNAAGARGYRLYVPARAHEGPRALVVMLHGCQQDPDDFAAGTQMDALAEEHGFLVLYPEQSRSANGSNCWNWFETPHQQRDQGEPSIIAGMTREVVRTHGADPARVYVAGLSAGGAMAAILGGSYPELYRAIGVHSGLPVGSAHDLMSALNAMRRDTSGGRKGNAALARAVPAIVFHGDQDATVHPSNGQAVLRQFTAGTADAPLRETEERGQDGAGRAYTRTRMLDGDGRSVAEHWNVHGAGHAWSGGSPAGSYTDPSGPDASRAMLRFFLAQ, from the coding sequence ATGAAGGTTTACGAACAATTCGCCGGCAAGCTGCTGCAAGCCGTGAAGTCGAGCCAGGGCAAGGACCCGACCGCCGCCACCGACATCATCCAGCAGGCGCTGCGCAGCGCCGGCCTGTTGCAGCCGTCCACGTCCGCCACGCCGCGCGCGCAGCAAACGCCGGATGGCGCCGCCCGCTTCGTCGACCTGAACGCGGCGCCGGCCTGGTCGCGCCACGGCGCCGCGCCGAATGCCGGGTCACAGGCCGAGTCGCAGGCCGAAGCAGAACAAGCCGACACCGGACAGGCCGGGGCGTACGCCGCAGCGCCATCGATGCCGGCGTTCGATCCGCAGGCGCTGCGCGACTGGGCCGCGCGCTTCATGCCGGGCGCGCCTGCGCAGGCGTCGCAAGCGCGTGCCGGCGCGTCCGCACTGCCGGGCGAGCTCGTGCGCGCCAGCTTCAGTAACGCCGCAGGTGCGCGCGGCTACCGGCTGTACGTGCCGGCGCGTGCGCACGAAGGCCCGCGCGCGCTGGTCGTCATGCTGCACGGCTGCCAGCAGGACCCCGACGATTTCGCCGCAGGCACGCAGATGGATGCGCTGGCCGAGGAGCACGGCTTCCTGGTGCTGTACCCCGAACAGTCGCGCAGCGCCAACGGCTCGAATTGCTGGAACTGGTTCGAGACCCCGCACCAGCAGCGCGACCAGGGCGAGCCGTCGATCATCGCCGGCATGACGCGCGAGGTGGTGCGCACCCACGGCGCCGACCCGGCGCGGGTGTACGTGGCCGGCTTGTCGGCGGGCGGCGCGATGGCGGCGATCCTGGGCGGCAGCTACCCCGAGCTGTACCGCGCGATCGGCGTGCATTCCGGCCTGCCGGTCGGCAGCGCGCACGACCTGATGTCGGCGCTGAACGCGATGCGGCGCGACACGTCCGGCGGCAGGAAAGGCAACGCGGCGCTGGCGCGCGCGGTGCCGGCCATCGTTTTCCACGGCGACCAGGACGCGACGGTGCACCCGTCCAACGGCCAGGCCGTGCTGCGCCAGTTCACCGCCGGTACTGCCGATGCGCCGCTGCGCGAAACCGAGGAGCGCGGCCAGGACGGCGCCGGCCGCGCCTACACCCGCACACGGATGCTGGACGGCGACGGCCGGAGCGTGGCCGAACACTGGAACGTGCACGGCGCCGGCCACGCCTGGTCCGGCGGCAGCCCGGCCGGCTCGTACACCGATCCGTCCGGTCCCGACGCGTCGCGCGCGATGTTGCGCTTCTTCCTCGCGCAGTAG
- a CDS encoding GNAT family N-acetyltransferase: protein MPPTCPHRHTRRRGHARPRTRDGKAWRCSARPERCAQAPIKASPGGIARSLCETALQWAFTRLNLVRVQAVVLETNLRSARTLERSGFQREGYLRSYRQVRGRSGNFWMYSRLR from the coding sequence ATGCCGCCCACGTGCCCGCACAGGCACACGCGCCGGCGCGGCCACGCGCGCCCGCGCACGCGGGACGGCAAGGCGTGGCGCTGCTCGGCGCGGCCTGAACGCTGCGCTCAGGCGCCCATCAAGGCATCACCTGGCGGCATCGCCCGCAGCCTGTGCGAGACGGCGCTGCAGTGGGCTTTCACGCGCCTGAACCTGGTGCGCGTGCAGGCCGTCGTGCTGGAGACGAATCTGCGTTCGGCGCGCACCCTCGAGCGGAGCGGATTCCAGCGCGAAGGTTATCTGCGATCGTACCGCCAGGTGCGCGGCCGCTCGGGTAACTTCTGGATGTATTCCCGGCTGCGCTAG
- a CDS encoding DUF2058 domain-containing protein, producing MVSLQEQLMKAGLVDKKKVKVANQEKSKQQKIERRTGVQSVSESKEAALEAQRQQAERARALNAERDAAAAARALEAQIVQMVQQNRQNRGKDEVAYNFTLGTKIERIHVSNAVRDHLVAGRLAIVAMGQNVELVPRAIADKIAERAPERVVRLNRNAAAAPVDEDDPYKDFKIPDDFDW from the coding sequence ATGGTTTCACTACAAGAGCAGCTCATGAAGGCCGGCCTGGTCGACAAGAAGAAGGTCAAGGTCGCCAACCAGGAAAAGAGCAAGCAGCAAAAGATCGAGCGCCGCACCGGCGTGCAGAGCGTCAGCGAGTCGAAGGAAGCGGCGCTCGAAGCCCAGCGCCAGCAGGCCGAGCGCGCGCGCGCGCTGAACGCCGAGCGTGATGCCGCGGCCGCCGCGCGCGCGCTCGAGGCGCAGATCGTCCAGATGGTGCAGCAGAATCGCCAGAACAGGGGCAAGGACGAAGTCGCGTACAACTTCACGCTCGGCACCAAGATCGAGCGCATCCACGTCTCGAACGCGGTGCGCGACCACCTGGTGGCCGGCCGCCTGGCGATCGTCGCGATGGGCCAGAATGTCGAGCTGGTGCCGCGCGCGATCGCCGACAAGATCGCCGAGCGCGCGCCCGAGCGCGTGGTGCGCCTGAACCGCAACGCCGCCGCCGCCCCGGTGGACGAGGACGATCCGTACAAGGACTTCAAGATTCCGGACGATTTCGACTGGTAA